From a region of the Deltaproteobacteria bacterium genome:
- a CDS encoding tetratricopeptide repeat protein, producing MQKLMQPMMAAMLTTTLIWLTACATTGQVTDKNKFLAQTHYDIAITSFKTGDLRETLRELLKTVELNPGLPEAHNALGMVYHALEHLDESLTHYEAAVKYKPSFSEAYNNLGTLLIDLGRYDDAIESFQVALGDILYRTPALAEGNMGWAYYKKGEAETGRKHLRNAVATQPKFCRGYEWLARIALDQDNAEGVDKIYSRFDRHCAQDAEVGAVLAPDHIHQMQYYFALSLIKTGRVEQARDMLSRCALKDAEKGYAAQCQASLQELSH from the coding sequence ATGCAAAAATTGATGCAGCCTATGATGGCCGCGATGCTTACGACCACCTTAATTTGGCTCACAGCATGCGCGACAACTGGTCAGGTGACCGACAAGAATAAGTTTCTTGCACAAACCCACTACGACATTGCGATTACGAGTTTCAAGACCGGAGATCTGCGCGAGACATTGCGTGAACTTCTCAAGACCGTTGAACTCAATCCAGGTTTACCAGAAGCTCACAATGCGCTGGGCATGGTTTATCACGCATTGGAACATCTCGATGAGAGCCTCACACATTATGAAGCGGCCGTTAAATACAAGCCTTCATTTTCTGAAGCCTACAACAACCTGGGTACGTTGCTGATTGATTTGGGCCGCTACGACGATGCGATTGAGTCTTTTCAGGTGGCGTTGGGTGACATTTTGTACCGTACTCCGGCTCTCGCTGAAGGTAATATGGGCTGGGCCTACTATAAAAAGGGAGAGGCCGAAACAGGGCGTAAACACCTGCGTAATGCAGTTGCCACTCAGCCCAAGTTTTGCCGAGGTTATGAATGGTTAGCACGCATCGCGCTCGACCAAGACAACGCCGAAGGCGTGGATAAAATCTACAGTCGTTTCGACCGCCATTGTGCTCAGGATGCTGAAGTTGGCGCGGTCTTAGCGCCAGACCATATTCACCAAATGCAGTATTATTTTGCGCTGAGCCTGATAAAGACAGGCCGCGTGGAGCAGGCTCGTGACATGTTGTCTCGGTGCGCTCTTAAAGATGCCGAAAAGGGTTACGCAGCCCAGTGCCAGGCATCCCTGCAGGAACTCTCACACTAG
- a CDS encoding 3-oxoacyl-ACP synthase III: MRFENVSIVSLAHVDGPVRMPSSEIEARIKPTMDRLGIRQGLLQHLSGIHERKFWDSDVQPSECATLAAKEAIARSGVDPKRIGILINTSVCRDYIEPSTACLVHGNLGLPAECMNFDLGNACLGFLNGMDMVGNMIERGQIDYGLVVDGENSINVVEATLKRLQDPSCDEALFRNNFATLTLGSGGVAMLLGRADLCEEVHSFKGGVNLAASQHNRLCLGQVDGMVTDTKKLLFAGIELANQCLNRAKQEMDWDLEKIDELILHQVSKVHTEQLAATLGLSMDKIFRLYPEYGNIGPASVPIVLSKVVDSGRVKSGDRIALMGIGSGLNCTMAEVVW, encoded by the coding sequence ATGCGTTTTGAGAACGTATCAATCGTAAGTCTTGCCCACGTCGATGGGCCCGTTCGCATGCCATCTTCCGAGATTGAAGCCCGTATCAAGCCCACCATGGACCGCCTCGGCATCCGCCAAGGACTGCTCCAACATCTATCGGGTATTCACGAACGAAAATTCTGGGACAGTGACGTCCAACCCAGTGAATGTGCCACGCTGGCAGCTAAAGAAGCCATTGCCCGCAGTGGAGTCGACCCCAAGCGCATCGGGATTTTAATCAACACATCAGTTTGCCGGGACTACATTGAGCCTTCAACCGCTTGTTTGGTTCACGGTAACCTTGGCCTCCCCGCCGAATGTATGAACTTCGACCTCGGCAATGCATGCCTTGGATTCCTAAACGGCATGGACATGGTCGGCAACATGATTGAGCGGGGCCAAATTGATTACGGCCTCGTAGTCGACGGCGAAAACAGCATCAATGTTGTGGAAGCCACACTCAAACGACTCCAAGATCCAAGCTGTGATGAAGCGCTCTTTCGAAACAACTTCGCAACTCTCACACTTGGCTCAGGCGGTGTGGCAATGCTCTTAGGCAGAGCTGACCTCTGTGAAGAAGTCCACTCATTTAAAGGCGGCGTCAATCTCGCAGCCAGCCAGCACAACCGGCTTTGCCTCGGCCAGGTAGACGGTATGGTCACCGACACCAAGAAATTGTTGTTTGCCGGAATCGAACTTGCCAATCAGTGCCTGAACCGGGCCAAGCAAGAGATGGATTGGGACCTTGAAAAAATCGATGAACTGATTCTTCACCAAGTGAGCAAGGTTCATACGGAGCAATTGGCGGCCACCTTAGGTCTATCTATGGATAAGATTTTCCGGCTCTACCCAGAGTACGGTAACATTGGTCCTGCCTCGGTTCCGATTGTTCTCTCTAAGGTCGTTGATTCTGGTCGCGTTAAATCTGGCGATCGAATCGCGTTGATGGGAATTGGCAGCGGTCTTAATTGCACCATGGCTGAAGTGGTTTGGTGA